A window of Auraticoccus monumenti contains these coding sequences:
- a CDS encoding phytoene desaturase family protein, whose translation MSSRRASVVGSGPNGLAAAVVLARAGLEVTVWEAAEDVGGAARSRPLLGPGTSVDLGSAVHPFAVASPVLRSFDLERHGLRWLHSPVVMAHPLDDAPAALLHRSLALTAQGLGRDEGAWLRLHEPVVRRWRGVVDAALGGLAVPRDLVAAGVLGAPGALPAAALARLAWRGRAARALFAGSAAHSVLPLSRPGTSAFGLLFGAAAHTDGWPVPAGGASSLTRALVAELVAHGGVVHVGHPVTALAALPPADVVLLDLAPRAAADLLEPGAAERMRHQVRRFRHGVGVHKVDLLLDGPVPWLDPEVGRAATVHLGGDLDEVGRALAAPHQGTVAGRPFVILSQPSVVDASRAPGGQHVVWAYCHVPHASRAAAAELVEAQLERFAPGTGARVLARRVHGPADLQAQNANLVGGDVVGGSMAGTQLLLRPRPSLHPHRTPQPGVFLCSASTPPGGGVHGMSGYHAATEALHHLGAERPGVRPPDPRSPR comes from the coding sequence ATGAGCAGCCGTCGCGCCTCCGTCGTCGGCTCCGGGCCCAACGGGCTCGCCGCCGCCGTCGTGCTCGCCCGCGCCGGTCTCGAGGTGACGGTGTGGGAGGCCGCCGAGGACGTCGGCGGGGCGGCCCGCTCCCGGCCGCTGCTCGGCCCGGGCACCAGCGTCGACCTCGGCTCGGCGGTGCACCCCTTCGCGGTCGCCAGCCCGGTGCTGCGCTCCTTCGACCTGGAGCGCCACGGCCTGCGCTGGCTGCACTCCCCGGTGGTCATGGCCCACCCCCTCGACGACGCCCCGGCCGCGCTGCTGCACCGCTCCCTCGCCCTCACCGCGCAGGGCCTGGGACGCGACGAGGGCGCCTGGCTGCGGCTGCACGAGCCGGTGGTCCGGCGCTGGCGGGGGGTGGTCGACGCGGCACTCGGAGGTCTTGCTGTCCCGCGCGACCTGGTCGCTGCCGGCGTCCTCGGTGCGCCGGGCGCCCTGCCCGCTGCGGCCCTGGCCCGGCTGGCCTGGCGGGGACGGGCTGCCCGGGCCCTCTTCGCCGGCTCGGCCGCGCACTCGGTGCTCCCGCTGAGCCGGCCCGGGACGTCCGCCTTCGGGCTGCTCTTCGGCGCCGCCGCGCACACCGACGGCTGGCCGGTCCCCGCCGGCGGGGCGTCCTCGCTCACCCGTGCCCTGGTCGCCGAGCTGGTCGCCCACGGCGGCGTGGTCCACGTCGGGCACCCCGTCACCGCCCTCGCCGCGCTGCCGCCCGCCGACGTGGTGCTGCTGGACCTCGCCCCGCGGGCGGCCGCGGACCTGCTCGAGCCCGGGGCGGCGGAGCGGATGCGGCACCAGGTGCGCCGCTTCCGGCACGGGGTCGGGGTGCACAAGGTCGACCTGCTGCTGGACGGGCCCGTCCCCTGGCTCGACCCCGAGGTCGGCCGGGCCGCGACCGTCCACCTCGGCGGCGACCTCGACGAGGTGGGCCGCGCCCTGGCCGCACCGCACCAGGGCACGGTCGCCGGGCGTCCCTTCGTGATCCTCAGCCAGCCGTCGGTGGTCGACGCCTCCCGGGCGCCTGGCGGGCAGCACGTGGTGTGGGCCTACTGCCACGTCCCGCACGCCAGCCGGGCCGCCGCCGCGGAGCTGGTCGAGGCCCAGCTGGAGCGCTTCGCCCCCGGCACCGGGGCCCGGGTGCTGGCCCGCCGGGTGCACGGGCCGGCGGACCTCCAGGCCCAGAACGCCAACCTGGTCGGCGGGGACGTGGTCGGCGGTTCGATGGCCGGCACCCAGCTGCTGCTGCGCCCCCGACCCTCGCTGCACCCGCACCGCACCCCCCAGCCCGGGGTGTTCCTGTGCTCGGCCTCCACCCCTCCCGGGGGCGGCGTGCACGGGATGAGCGGCTACCACGCGGCCACCGAGGCCCTGCACCACCTGGGCGCCGAGCGTCCGGGCGTCCGTCCCCCCGACCCGAGGAGTCCCCGATGA